The genomic interval AGGCCCCTGTCTtcttactgtgtcctcacatgacagTAGGGCACAAGGGAGAGATCTGGGGTCTTttacaagggcactaatcccattcatgaggcctccatcctcatgacctaatcacctccttcctccaaataccatcacattgggaactaggtttcaacatgtgaattttggggagacCAAAGATAGGGGTAGGGGAGAAAACATAAGGAATTGAGAGTCAGCTGTGATTTTTTTACTATCTATTCTGAATTCCTTCCCAACTAGATTCTGAAGATCTGTACCTACAAGCTACCCAGTGCTTTGTGGAGAGACAGGATGAGAGCCGAGAAGGTGAGGACAGCTGTGTTACGTGGATACCAGGGGAGATGAGACTGGTGGTCCTTGAAGGGTGTGAAAGCTGTCATGGGTGGGGCAGGAGACCAGGAGTCCTGGAGTTCTGTGGAGGAGCTGTGCTCAGGCCATCTTTTCCTGTGCTGCAGTCCAGAGCACAGAGGATGAACCCACCCaagccttcctgttttctctaccCCAAGAGGCTGGCCCTTCCTGTTGCCACTTCCAGACCCCGGGTAGAAGAGACTCCTCTCCTCTGTGTCCCTTACTTGACATCCTTGTTTTCTCCCTTGACACATTTCTTTCATATTCTGTCACTATTTTGCTGATGTTTCTCCGTCTCATCAGAAAATGCCATATTGTCAGACCCATAGAGCAACTGGTTTAGCATTATTTTTAACGAGGCTGCTATGAAGGCTTCTACATGAAGGTGTGTAGTCTTCCTTTTCCAGATAACATTAAATGTTGTAACTGTCCTCCTTATTCGCAGCTTTCCTTTGATAACCCGTTTAGGTTTATTATTCATTATCTTAATCTTCTCTCAGCCTATTACTTGTTCAATCtacatctctgtctctctgtctctctgtctctctgtctctctctctctctctctctctctctctgtgactCTACTTCTAGATGCCCTGGAAGAGCCATGGGAGGTCTTGGCTACACAGCCATTCTGTCCAAGAGAGTCTGAGGCCTCAGAGCCCCAGCCCATTGCTGCCCACTTGGACATCCATGGATCTTGCCCCTTTCCACCTGGGGCAACACCACAAGACCAACATCCAAAGAGCCCAGTTCATGCAGAGCCACTGGGGAGAGAAATGCACACTGTGAAGAAAGACATGGGTATACCAGGAGAAAGAGCAGAGAGGGCAACGCCTGAGAGAGGGCAATTAGAGAGGGAAACCCAGGAACTGCCACAAGAGGGAGAGCGAGCAGATGTGATGGGAGAGGAAGAGCTACCCATGGGGACACAGGCTAGAGAACAGAAGCAGGTGTTAGCCAGAGACATTCAGGGACAGGAGTCTGATCAAAAGGTGGACCGTGCAAGTACTGAAAGGGATACAGAGAGCCCGAAGGTGGAAAGTAAGACACTCAAGGAAAtacaagagaaatagaaaagcaggCACTTGGAAGAGAAGTCtgtgagagagaagcagagaaactACCAGAGAGATGGCAAGCCAGGTGGATTAGACGTCAAAGAAACCAAAGTGATACTACAGAGAGGCACACAGAAAGGGGATACAGAGGGAGGGAGCCAAGCCCAGAAAGGGCAAGCCTTCAGTCCAACACCAGAGCCTGCATCAGGGGCAGGGGACCTTCAGGGACTTGCTTCAGCCACAGTAGCTTCTGGGAGTCAGTCAGGTGGAGGAGGGGGAGCCCCAGTGAGCCCCAGGAAGCAGCGGAGGGGTAAATAAAGGCAGAAGGAACCCAAGGTGGTACACAGCCCTTATGATAATCAGCCCCTAAGTGAGTGACTGACTACCTACATTTATCTTTACTTTCCATCTAGGCCACTTGACTTGCAAGATGCCACCTGCTGAGAAGGCTTCCAGGGTGAGAGCTGCTTTCTCTACCTCCACTATTCCATGAATAGTCTCCACCACCCCCACGCCGCTTCCCCTGACTTTGCTTTAATCAATTCCTTTTCCCCATCTTCTCAAAGTTCTTTATTTTCTGCCACTCCTTAGTTGGCTTCTGTCCCTTTACCTTGGCACCTGGTGTTTTCCATATCTGTTTCCCCACCTGTTTTAGAAAGTCCCTTTCTCTGTATCATTTCCCTCTTTCTCCCAATCACCTCTTTGTTGCCAGCATCTATATAGAGAATGCTCTACCAGGGTTATAGGGAGAGGTCTGTGGGTGGGATGACTGCTTCCTCCCCAGGAAGTTCCCCATCTAATGGGAGAGAGGAAACAGACAGAGAAATGTCAGTGAGCACACTTTAACCAGAAGCAAGTGTTGAGAAACAGTATCTAAGTCCTCTCTTCCCTCTGACTCTTCCTCCCTTGCTTGCTTCTATTTCTTCCCAGGGTGATCAGCAATCCCCAGATGCCTGTCTGCCTCCTTCAGTGCCTAAAGCCTCAGACCCCCAGCAAAACCCCCCCTTCTCTCAGAGCCAAAAACATCCTGCACCCCagtccctcctttctccctctccaccCTCTTTAGAGCCACCCATTCCCAAGGCCAGGAAAAAGGGGAGGCAGCAAGTTTCAGAAACTTCCTTGTCCTCAGAGTTAGAGCCTCTCCACCCAAAAAAACCCAAAGTCAGGCCCCAAGGGGCCTCCAGAATGACACCCTCTCCAGTCTCTTCTGTAGCCCTTGAGCCCCAACCTGCAACCCCTACATACCATCCCCTTAGCCCTAAGCCCACATCTCGGGTCACTCGAAATAGGACATATAGGTCCTCTGAAATGACCACTGCACCAGTTGTCCCTTTAGCCCAGGAGCTTCAGTCTTCTACCTCCATGGACCAACCTGTCACCCTGATGCCCATATCCTGGGCCGCTCGGACACGTAGGTCCTCTGTCAAGACCCCTGAATCAGTTGTCCCCACAGCTCCTGAGCCCCAGCCTTCCACCTCCAGAGGCCCACCTGTCACCCCCAAGCCCCTATCTCAGGGCAGTACACATAAATCTGTCAAAACCCCTAAACCAGTTGTTCTCACAGGTCCTGAGCTCCAAACTTCCACCCCCACAGACCAGCTTGTCACCTCTGAGCTTACATTTCGGGCCACTCAAGGCAGGGCACTTAGGTCCTCTGCCAAGACTCCTGAACAAGTCGTGCCCACAGGTCCTAAATTCCAGCCTTCTACTTCCACAGACCAGCCTGTCACCCCCAAACTCACATCTCTGGCCACTCGGGGCAGGGCACGTAGGTCTTCTGCCAAGACACCCAATGTGGTTGTCCCCACAGGTCCTGAGCTCCAGCCTTCCACTTCCACAGACCAGCCTGTCACCCACAAACCTACATCTCGGGGCAGGACACAGAGGTCTTCTGTCAAGACCCCAGAACCAATTATCCCCACAGCCCCTGAGCTCCAGGCTCCCACCCTCACAGACCAGCCTATTACCCTTGAGCTCACATCTCGGGCCACTCGGGGCAGGACACATAGGTCCTCTGCCAAGACTCTTGAACCAACTGTTCCTACAGCCCCTGAACTTCAGCCTTCCACATCCATAGATCAGCCTGTCACTCCTGAGCCCACATCTCGGGCCTCTCAGGGCAAGACACGTAGGCCCTCCATCAAGAGCCTGAAACCAATGGAACCCACAGCCCCTGATCTTGAACCTCCCACCTTCACAGAGCAGCTTGTAGCCCTCAAGGCCATAGCTCAGGGCGGTCAGAGCAATACACTAAAGTCTTCAACAATAAGTGCTGTGCCAGTTCCTACCACCTCTGAATTCCAGTCTCCTGTCCCTACAGGCCAGCCTATTTCCCCTAAACCCATCCCTCAAGCCAATTGCAGCAGGAGACCAAGGGCCACTAGGAAGCACGGGTCCCTCACTGCTCCTGTGGTCCTGGAACCCTGCTCTGCACCTGCTGAACCTAACTCCTGTTCAAGGAACCAAAGACGAGGAGCAGTGAGAGCAGCTGAGTCCCTTAGGACCACCCCTGACCCTGCCTTTGCCCAGCTTCCTGAGGCACCCATTCATGCTCCCCAGATGCAAAAGGTAGAGGCAGCAGGTAGATCTGGAGCCACCCCAGAGCCCCAGTCCAAGTCCTCTCAAAGCCGCAAGAGGTCTTTAGCTACCAGGGAGTTAGAAACCCCACTTCAGAAACAGCTCCAAAGAAGGGAGGTCCCCCAgaagacagcattcttcaaggaagaaGAAGATCCCACAGAGAGACCAGGGAAAGAAGAGGTGAGGAGAGGGTTGGGGCCATGAAGCTAGGAAAGGGCTTGGAGGCTCAGAAACTCCCACAAAGATCTTCCTCCTTCCCAGGATGTAGTGATTCCAGGACcaggcaaaagaaagaaagaccagGAAGAGGAGGAGCCACCCAAGGGAATACCAAGCCGCAGCCTCCGACGGACCAAACCTAACCAAGAATCCACAGCCCCCAAAGTAGGAAAGAAGGAGCAGGGGTCTTCCTGGGAGACAgatgtgggagggtgggaggagatCTCAGGGATTCTGGAGATGGGTGCTGACAGCACAGGGTGCTGTGACCAGCTCAGGCTCACCACCCCCCACAGGTGCTCTTTACAGGAGTGGTGGATGCTCGTGGAGAGCATACGGTGCTGGCCCTGGGAGGAAGTCTGGCCAGCTCAGTGGCAGAGGCTTCCCACCTGGTGACTGATCGGATCCGCCGGACAGTCAAGTTCCTTTGCGCCCTGGGTCGAGGAATCCCCATTCTCTCCCTGGACTGGCTGCACCAGGTAAGAGGCCAGGAGATAGTAACAGACCAATTGAGACAGTGACCAGAGAAGACTGCTCAGACACTACTCGAGTGCTGGGAAGAAAGGGGGTCCAAGAGGACAAGGGAGGTTAGTGAAGCAGAAGGCTCAATTCAGAAAACATTCTGTGAGTTCCCTACAACTGCTAGGCAGGATTACTGGGTGATGGGCTGGGCTGAGCTCTGATGCTCACTGCCACTGTCTTTAGTCCCGCAAGGCTGGTTACTTCTTGCCCCCGGATAAGTATGTGGTGATTGATCCTGAGCAGGAGAAGAACTTCGGCTTCAGCCTACAAGATGCCCTGAGCCGGGCTCGGAAACGAAGGCTGCTGGAGGTGAGAGGCTGTCTTCTGCCCCCATGCTTCAGCCCTCCCTCCAGAGGTTTCCAGACAGCCCATGACCTCTCAGTGCATACATCTACTGTCTCCACCATTTTCCTCCTTTTAGGGGTATGAGATTCATGTGACCCCAGGAGTCCAGCCACCACCACCTCAGATGGGAGAGATCATTAGCTGCTGTGGAGGCACTGTCCTACCCAGCATGCCCCGGTCCTATAAGGTAGGAGTGGTATGTTCTGGATCTGACGGGGGTAGTAGTTAAAAGAGGTGGCTGGAATGGGAAAAGTTTGGAGGAAAAATGGATGTACACATGGGAGCATGGATAGTGAGAGCATCTAGGAAGACCTGTGGAATATAAAGGGATAGCAATAAGGGAGCAGTCTTCTGATTCCAAATGGACTGGTTTTTATTTAAGCtgttttcaaatatacagaaagggagagagaatgatGTATGAAGCTCCATATACCAATCACTCAAATATAACCAGTTTATTTAGGTTTTACTACATTTGTTCTAtctatcccttttttcctttttctttcattttacttgCTGAAGTGTTTTAAAGGAAATGGCAAATATATGATTTCCTCCTATATACTTAAATCATACATCACTAAAAAATATGTAGATTTTCTTATATAATCACAATGCCATTATTGATCTATAACAAAATTAACAATAGTTTCTTGCTCATTTTCTCATACTCCATTAATCAAATCTCTCTAATTATCTGGAAATGACTTTTTACAGTTCAAACCAGGATTCAAAGAAGGGCCAAGTACTGCCACAATTGTATCTCTTAATTCTCTTTTACTTCAGAGCATACCCCCAACCCACCCagccttttttatttcattgacttCCCACAGAAACTAGGTCAGTTGTCCTTTAGAATGTTCTACAATTTAGATTGTTCTGTTTGttccctttttatttcatttatcttgttCTTCAGCCTTCTATATTTCCTGTAAATTGTAGCTAATATAAACAGCCTAAATAAATTTCCTGGCAAGAGTACTTCATAGTGCAGTGTATTTCATATGGCTTCATAGTAAGAGGTGCTATGTTAGTGATGTTACAATGGATTAGTGGGTCCTGAACCTATTTCTAGGATTCTGTTTCACCCCTAACTTTCTGTCTTTGCTCTCTGTTTCCCAGCCTCACAGAGTTGTGATCACATGCTCGCAGGACTTCCCTCGATGCTCCACTCCATGTCGGGTCGGGCTGCCCATCCTCTCACCTGAGTTCCTGCTGACAGGAGTGCTGAAGCAGGAAGCCAAGCCAGAGGCCTTTGTCCTTTCCACTTTGAAAACATCGTCCACCTGAAAACGTCACCCCAGTACCCTTTTCTCTCCCAGACCAATAAGTGaagtattagaaaatatttggaataaaGAACTGGGAGCTTTAGAAAAGATTGGGGAGTACTCTTCTAATGTGTCTTGGAACATGGGTGGGGCCAAAAAGGTTTATGGGTGGACAGAAAGATAGGGAGATTGGGAGCCATAGATTTTCTTAAATGGGCACTTAAAAGTTGGCTAACCCCATTCTCTGATATATTAAGTGGCTGCTCATATTTAGCCGAACTGATGAGCTTACAGCTCTGTGGCACACAGTGTCCTGCCTCCCACTTGAAAAccatctttcttcctcttttactgATATTCTTATTCATCCTCTGAAAGACAGTAGAAACAATTTTAGTATCAGGAACTGGGAGTGAGTAAACTTAAGAGTAGGGTTACAGAATGCtactaaaatattttcctctttcctgACCCCATCTTGTTAGAAGTGTCCTTTAGCTTTGACTTTGAGGAAATCTCTGCACATTTCTAGCCTGCTTTTCCAATACTTATAAAATTAGAGTTTAGACTTAACCTCTGTGATAAATAAATTTTCACCCTGTGCCTTATTGTATAGTGTAGCTTTTTTTTAAGTACtgcttaaatttaaattttaaaagttggtTCATTATAGAGATGTGGAAAAATTAGAATGCTGATACATTTtttcatgggaatgtaaaattgttccacccaaaataattaaaacagatGTCCAGAAGGGGAGGACCCAAGATGGCAGCGGGAGTAGGACTGCAGAAATCacctccccaaaacatacatatttttgaaaatacaactattcctaaaagagagaccagaagatacaggacaacagccaggctacatctacacctgcgagaacccagtgccttacgaagggggtaagatacaagctgtggtccggcaggacctgagtgccacccccaccccagctcccagtggaaggagaggagtcagagcaaggagggagagggagaccagtactgctaaatacccagccctagccattcgcaccaggagcacagacacacagtgcgtgctgTGCTGGATTCTAGGGAAATGAAACAGTAAAACCCACGAGCGGGTCCGCGCAACTGgcgaccctgggacaaaagaaaagcaagtgctttttgaaagtcttaaagggacagggaccccacagctagacggaagcatcctgggacacttaacccagcagctgggaatcccagggaactccagggcCATAACCCCCTTGGCGGcagtgcagctccaaggcccctcagtGATAAACAGTCTtccgcccattccccctctggcgcgGCCCCACCATAGTGACCAACAGCCTGAaagcagccacgcccacagcaaccgggCGGAGCTCCACAGCAGCCCAGACGAGAATCAGAGACTGCGTCTGCACACAACTACCCAGCACAAgttgctaggggtcgctgttctcccaggaaaggaaggccaggagcaagtggaatgggacttggttctcccagctgacacatgcaccaactgcctatgactacctctatcaccatgaaaaggcagaagaatttgatacagacgaGATTAACtgagacatcctcccctgagagggaatctagggagatagatttaaccaaacttcctgaaaaagaattcaaagtaaacgaaataaccatgctgatggacttgcagagaaatacgcaagagctaaggagggagaatacagaaataaaacaatctctggaaggacttaaaagcagaatggatgagatgcaagaggccattaatggaacagaaatcagaacaggaatgcagagaagctaacagagagaggtaaaaggatctccaggaatgaaacatatttaaacagaactgagtgaccaatccaaaaggaacagtatccacattataggggtaccagaagaggaagagagagaaaaaggaatagaaagtgtctttgaagaaataattgctgaaaacttccccaaactgggggaagaaatagcctctcagactatggaagcacacagaactcccaacagaagggacccaaggaggacaacaccaagacataataattaaaatggcaaaaatcaaagacaaggacatagtattaaaggcagccagagagagaaaaaaggtcacctacaaaggaaaaccaatcatggttatcatcagacttctcaacagaaaccttacaggccagaagagaatggcatgatatatttaatgcaatgaaacagaagggccttgaatcagggatactatatccagcatgattatcatttaactatgaaggagggattaaacaattcccagacaagcaaaagttgagggaatttgcctcccacaaaccacctctacagggtattttagagggactgctctagatggaagcactgctaaggctaaatagatgttaccagagaaaataaaatcacagcaaagaaagcagaacaatgaaatactaactaaaggaaaaaaataaaatcaactacccacaaaagcagtcaaaggaaacacaaaagagcactcacacacacacacaataacaactaacatacaaagaaaggaggaggaggaataagaagggagagaagtaaagaatcatcagactgtgtttatattagctcaataagtgaatttaagttagacagtaagataataaagaagctaatcttgaacctttggtaacaacgaacctaaaccctgcaatggcaataagtacatgtctttcaataatcacactaaacgtaaatggactgactgcaccaatcaaaagacagtaatagaatggataaaaaagcaagacacatctatatgctgcttacaagagactcacctcaaacccaaagacatgcacggactaaaagtcaagggatggaaaaagatatttcatgcaaacaacaaggagaaaaaagcaggtgttgcagtactagtatcagacaaaatagacttcaaaacaaagaaagtaacgagagataaagaagggcattatataatgataaagaggtcaatccaacaagaggatataaccattataaatacatatgcaaccaatagaggagcaccaacatatgtgaaaaaatactaacaaaattaaggaggaaattgaatgcaatgcatttattttaggagacttcaacacaccactcactccaaaggacagatccaccagacaaaataagtaaggacacagaggcactgaacaacacactagaacagatggacctaatagacatctatacaactctaaacccaaaagcagcaggatacacatttttctcaagtgctcatggaacattctccaaagtacaccacatagtaggccacaaaaagagcctcagtaaattcaaaaagattaaagttctaccaaccaacttctcagaccacaaaggcataaaaccagaaataaattgtacaaagaaagtaaaaaggctcacaaacacatggaggcttaacaacatgctcctaaataatcaatggatcaaagaccaaattaaaatagagatcaagcaaaatatggaaacaaatgacaacaacaacacaaagccccaacttctgtgggacacagtgaaagcgatcttaagaggaaagtatatagcaatccaggcatatttaaagaaggaagaacaaatccgaaatgaatagtctaaagtcacaattatcaaaattggaaaaagaagaacaaatgaggcctaaagtcagcaggagggacataataaggatcagagaagaaataaataaaattaagaagaataaaacaatagaaaaaatcaataaaaacaagagctcgttctttgagaaaataaagaaaatagataagccttgagccagacttataaaaagaaaaagagaatctacacacatcaacagaatcagaaatgagaaaggaaaaatcacaacggagcccacagaaatacaaggaattattagagaatactacaaaaaactatatgctaacaagctggaaaacctagaagaaatggacaacttcacagaaaaatacaaccttccaagactgatcaaggaagaaatctaaacaaaccaattaccagcaaagaaattgaagcagtaatcaaaaaactacccaagaacaaaacccccagaccagatgtatttacctcggaaatttatcagacatacagagaagacataatacccattctccttaaagttttccaaaaaatagaagaagagggaatacttccagactcattctatgaaaccagcatcaccctaataccaataccaggcaaagaccccaccaaaaaagaaaattacagaccaatatccctgatgaacatagatgcaagaatactcaacaaaatattagcaaaccacattcaaaagtacatcaagaggatcatacaccatgatcaagtgggaatcatctcagagttgcaaggatggtacaacattcgaaaatccatcaacatcatccaccacataaacaaaaagaagcacaaaaattacataatcatctccatagatgctgaaaaagcattcaacaaaatgcagcatccattcatgataaaaactctcaacaaaatgggcatagagggcaagtacctcaacataataaaggccatatataataaacccacagctaacatcatactgaacagcaagaagctgaaagcttttcctctgagatcgggaacaagacagggatgcccactctccccactgttatttaacatagtactggaggtcctagccatggcaattagacaaaacaaagaaacacaaggaattcagattggttaagaagtcaaactgtcactatttgcagatgacatgatattgtacataaaaaaccctaaagactccactccaagactactagaactgatagcggaatacagcaaagttgcaggataaaaaattaatacacagaaatttgaggttttcctgtacactaacaatgaactaatagaaagtgaaaccaggaaaacaattccattcacaattgcataaaaaaaaatacctaggaataaacctaaccaaggaagtgaaagacctataccctgaaaattacaagacattcttaagagaaattaaagagcacattaacaaatggaaactcatcatatgctcttggataggaagaattaatattgtcaaaatggccaccctgcccagagcaatatatatatttaatgcaatccctatcaagttaccaacattctttaatgaactggaacaaatagttctaaaattcatatggaaccaccaaagaccctgaatagccaaagcaatcctgagaaggaagaataaagtgggaaggatctcactccccaacttcaagctctactgtaaagctacaataatcaggccaatttggtactggcagaagaacagacccacagaccagtggaacagaatagagactccagacattaacccaaacatataggtcaattaatatacgataaacgAGCCATGAGcatacgatggggaaatgacagcctcttcaacagccgggattggcaaaactggacagctacatgtaagagaatgtaactggatcattgtctaaccccatacacaaaagtaaattcaaagtggatcacatacctgaatgtaagccatgaaaccataaaactcttaggaaaaaacctaggcaaaaatctcttggacataaacatgagtgacttcttcatgaacatatctccccgggcaagagaaacgaaagcaaaaaaatgaacaagtgggactatatcaagctgaaaagcttctgtacagctaaggacaccatcaatagaacaaaaaggcatcctacagtatgggagaatatattcataaatgatagatccgataaagggttaacatccaaaatatatagagggctcacacacctgaacaaacaaaaagcaaataatccaattaaaaaatggggagacgacaagggaggaacaacctaagacaggcatagtcgcaggggggccatcaggagagaaattggggaccaacagaggggaggcttagaacctcaccccccgcccCGTTTTGAgacttctgcatctgtggatgttttgttgcccttgtctagcttggattaatacttagtctataggcacagaatttatcatctacatttgccctcttacagcactaaattatgttttctacctttatcttgcatctacctatcacttcagcattttaataataataataataataataagggagaaatgtgggattcacatataaatcaagtataaaaatcaaacgaataatcatatctgacttgattgtttatagttcatgatgtgtgatcaaaaccgaaagtttctgtgatatgattgcccttgcagtgttcaccatgtaagaacttattcactatgtaagaccttgttcaccatgtaagaacttgtttgttatgcttcagaagattggagactgttgagatataggctttgggttgattaatgactgtgcattgagtcccctatacagaattttattgttgttaacaatcatttgatcaataaatatgagagatgccctctcaaaaaaaaaatggggagaggtgc from Manis pentadactyla isolate mManPen7 chromosome 16, mManPen7.hap1, whole genome shotgun sequence carries:
- the MDC1 gene encoding mediator of DNA damage checkpoint protein 1 isoform X1 — protein: MEDTQAINWEVEEEEETERPSESLGYSLKPVGQLHIFSSAHGPEKDFPLYLGKNVIGRMPDCSVALPFPSISKQHAVIEILALDKAPVLRDCGSLNGTQILRPPKVLSPGMSHRLRDQELILFADLPCQYRRLDVPLPHVSWGPLTVEETPRVQGRTQPQELLLAENSEEEVDSLPERCVVKGPRTSPLASVVPESDEEGPSPAPDGPGPPFAFNLDSDTDEEQRQRPAVGKFSSAARRGATAETEQPKTVSTETQLEKDQCSVKERNKKRTVERDAKKGAVPVGVILEMSPPAGEDSDTGAGRPPGRPAEAHLERAQLSGFIDSDTDVEEEEIPATPAVVPTKKRHIFYEVSIKNSQAPGLAHQQESQTGSDTDVEEGEATLASPLERSQASMLIGSNTGLEEEVSAALTLAQLKESRAIPWSRDTAVEEDRAQPAALLEQSQTPIVRVSDTDVEEEGIPVEKRGTVPKSHTYKAHSEKSQPLLRDSDIKGEEDESLPEVPLERSQASATVDVSTQVEEKVPLGPAVTLLEKRQVLVAGTSQTDVEAEDGPADLPKVHLEEAWSPAGGYRTDVEGGTALAVSAVADVRGSRLLAEGDAETEWAVLEQERALEAGAQDSEDLYLQATQCFVERQDESREDALEEPWEVLATQPFCPRESEASEPQPIAAHLDIHGSCPFPPGATPQDQHPKSPVHAEPLGREMHTVKKDMGHLTCKMPPAEKASRGDQQSPDACLPPSVPKASDPQQNPPFSQSQKHPAPQSLLSPSPPSLEPPIPKARKKGRQQVSETSLSSELEPLHPKKPKVRPQGASRMTPSPVSSVALEPQPATPTYHPLSPKPTSRVTRNRTYRSSEMTTAPVVPLAQELQSSTSMDQPVTLMPISWAARTRRSSVKTPESVVPTAPEPQPSTSRGPPVTPKPLSQGSTHKSVKTPKPVVLTGPELQTSTPTDQLVTSELTFRATQGRALRSSAKTPEQVVPTGPKFQPSTSTDQPVTPKLTSLATRGRARRSSAKTPNVVVPTGPELQPSTSTDQPVTHKPTSRGRTQRSSVKTPEPIIPTAPELQAPTLTDQPITLELTSRATRGRTHRSSAKTLEPTVPTAPELQPSTSIDQPVTPEPTSRASQGKTRRPSIKSLKPMEPTAPDLEPPTFTEQLVALKAIAQGGQSNTLKSSTISAVPVPTTSEFQSPVPTGQPISPKPIPQANCSRRPRATRKHGSLTAPVVLEPCSAPAEPNSCSRNQRRGAVRAAESLRTTPDPAFAQLPEAPIHAPQMQKVEAAGRSGATPEPQSKSSQSRKRSLATRELETPLQKQLQRREVPQKTAFFKEEEDPTERPGKEEDVVIPGPGKRKKDQEEEEPPKGIPSRSLRRTKPNQESTAPKVLFTGVVDARGEHTVLALGGSLASSVAEASHLVTDRIRRTVKFLCALGRGIPILSLDWLHQSRKAGYFLPPDKYVVIDPEQEKNFGFSLQDALSRARKRRLLEGYEIHVTPGVQPPPPQMGEIISCCGGTVLPSMPRSYKVGVPHRVVITCSQDFPRCSTPCRVGLPILSPEFLLTGVLKQEAKPEAFVLSTLKTSST